The Drosophila teissieri strain GT53w chromosome X, Prin_Dtei_1.1, whole genome shotgun sequence genome has a segment encoding these proteins:
- the LOC122623458 gene encoding microtubule-associated protein futsch isoform X8 — protein sequence MEVECDLGDIQNEELLRKMWQQSEDSERKRQIRSHLYKLRESRLCNLYRHETDPMSEPNGNGNGNVNTLAGYAGKDPLATSHGDALLDQNFQSLKSKEVRDSTSPTHELRFHSMTLSQPNTTGWDVQTSSEVSPDGRAYRTETLAKTDGVEKLNGGGLAEFKGRNEQRSSASHQGDDKNFVKQASDSSKTQLQETVVFGDENNGRTEMKMSSTSTSSSSKVVSSSSTVEYGDEPRYLLDNQEKPHQQHQPHQPHQQHQREWEQDQRRQEQRMQEQLQRQEQKIRQEQLQRQEEFQRQEQTKRQEQIQRQEQIQRQQERFTESREQSNSTRNVQTQQHYEENKRYVDMDKASPEYQRHVQHLMEQPGEIISNTVEYPKPNVKMITTVKRLPDGTIVKNKRYETEQLTPSQSHTTHKQTNNQTHNQTRNQVHNQRREHDEQDSQTRDVVDNVEQKHVTESQSFSSVKKSSRRFSTETTSETVEEFDDRGQPSSRVVQKAPTPSYAPPSHSPRQSPAKDFSTHGFPSVRPNKSTQEYPSQRPGIAGEEVVVVRSEKSRQVKQQTSSQRTIETEVVGDDYHEPQRSPQKLREAPTPSWEQPATRRQPVEEDFSTHGFPSVRTSTTTTATRPDQPDGEVLLTSKTVSRNQSANRKTNTERIIETQVEHPNAPTHSTPRSGSPRRSQPRDDYASSPRGPAGKPSQSRPSTTGGSTTTTTKTTTTSEPLTRRQLQKEREVDAAHRAFAASLRSSSPADSTTSVGSHHHQTPRSSVSSNRTFRREMREGSHDSQAPSESSRISSTTVTRHTGGNVTSSTIKTKTTKPVKTPSEPRSPTPKAGGSVTTTTTTISSTTKSSPSPAPASPTTAAPPTSAPASSAPPDNKLSQYTYTTTKPGDIFSLPPTTPPTINNEPTLTTTRKTTTTTTTSDNLQNHPKQSAIEPATTDTDSQPIRKVKLSANEAKVVEEAPCVRRQYYQLGNEGENPETPESSGTPANKKPHPMRRPHDEPEPQLRRSSKSPSVEPRQVQRETTFEGRRVSHPEDRELLIDELILIEEMSGAPGLPTASASPSPRAQSPGKPVTRTQSPEKPQPRATPRQSPEKEQPAFKQPHEVYTPSQTDKQFPRAQSPGKTPGWTQPQVSPRQSPEKQLPRAQSPEEGPGVRQASASPRQSPEKQIADAQTRNPGPGLPRISPRQSPEKQLPKETPPKSRQSPEKDLTSQQRREEEIFRSTITTTQKRTTNNLNEEFITNERGNPNQPISEKTPQTTADTEPKTKPSETIESPDGGFPSKPHEVEAQPEVKESPTFRKKGLTRRETFEDRCRQILGMEEDGDTQGTYTERPNNEEEAENVSHTTIETIQVKIEDCPDDDEDDKPRRVTETYVVRTQPTIKVEEELFVDVTEAEEVEILVNLSKKTPKEEDSPKYSEGQDAPKSPIKDQPIPTTLKKEQSPVHSKEEETPRYPQEPGSRRYPKEPEPSEYPKESPRNPKDDAETININEETTIVITKQGSKSSSPERRVPKNQQHPSPTASPSVSPVSGKKIPSKVESNFVTEKVIDCRGKTVVEKISQRPRTPSPTTPKKNTKPSQNIPERVPETESEPEKDSEPETKKRTSVSVTKLETERRNSRTTKTKQPLQPKEPQSKVPTAKSPRKDSLTGRKRDSLVEETRTTTTTTTTRQGRKPSDTNGSPTIKDRLRSSPRKQKTSPQQTRTPTPAQTRNPEDDVDGDSSSPDASPTRVGNERRRSSNISVHTEIIIDHMAPKSPKTERRPQSSTGNVPSPIRKLPVTERKESAPVPRVTRRDKTEKVTRSTSENIIKLSGSKPHPEMSSLKPGGERSRPSKCCTTKTINLSEQRINTATDIEGVIIDIQQAKSSREPSPDRIVPTPVPAELETGKPRYPDVVQEPDDEPRRKPQVTNIPIFEEESQTYVGCQISELLSSNGIEVDILDNPTVEAPKSLDYPVNTPDTDESLLSVHEKVSRFTHSAEKVKEPKVSAPFSREFDANAKIPENDDCLLSINQKVDKFLRTAENVIRPSSLSPRPEIERPGLEEIDEELLRDDCTLSVSQKVHKFIDTAEKLAPTMPQKSPRLVANIERHISRQSEPERELDEESEPELDRDTDVEDDDQTSQLETEEEITQTVTKKKTLKEFKQQTMETRETRRDSKAEPENVQKKSPQTKLKEEPAKVPKYQAKVPQKVSQWEPKKQPQREPKVSQKETLWEPKKQPLSKPKDEPEKVNKREPKVPQKDSQAKLKEEPERVTKKAPQKEPRKEPLRQSEEEPELSPEEEFDDEPLPMTKSHTTAIEIKRQKDILNRPSVFGQRTPERKSSTTPSPNKLNGTRGRPSPSTSLITEEKRSYRNQVTNVTKPGTRKTTPSAYSPAQSPPPKTTSISKRMEEISQQSWVVQDVDVDVEVVGPAPPSHISEKPQGKSPSPTSLRSPSRSPSRSPSRRTSTNLNTTSTTTTTTTEHPSTTKTTTPKPTPTNPSKDEPEITPIESLTEKSITTTYTTNTTGRNVASRRNVFEPVHETHVDSEPTGRRPSYMDHTKSSLEHIRRDSLEINKSHYSRKSSVEDESPVEPRNPNSSVKFDVPRKTPSRGADEPRKTSLKGKDEDSDLELEIEEIFDLQRLEKLLETVASYELRRRIRAQMRLIRKNMINAGTTTTITTITTSTTPGKSSPLPKRRDQSPAGAAEVKTKEVRTTTSRRQQQQRVEQVDSTTPTAPGKTSPHGKPPVKPRERSASPAQKRRISPPGKQSPGDRSTTTTTKVTTTSTTRGAPSKPAQGPIWADRSKVLKGHATVPQTNGSTPRKGSTSSTTSSSGKITRTTTSSSTTTSSSSTTNTRNKQREEDSITSSYGVGPTDENGLPLFGIRALKKKATPPAEEPCETKQEVTGYVIEEQFYSDNKSPPRHERKELIYSSNADELAAIKQQLQDEDDSSPPLLDARVVREFKKVESQQALPEDARYVRRGSVKELSEKFIRKESSSSTHSTHSSIAQSLVRHEDETEDDSESNEVCSVIEAPQMRQNQSHITSTTRSSNTRSFLNSSADQRQVTSVDDVLERMRNADNVEEPGDSSEDREARALLNKFLGASVIMQGVESMLPPTATGQRLNSQGVKTTRITNTYSKSGNSSTSTTNNTSNTTNKVSSSSAPVIRTTCDIEEIWDEQVLKQLLEQASTYEERRKIRARLRELMAEREEQKKLKQTSKEEEESSASEYEEIIEEVTDYSDEEEEVPPKKEETKNEVTKKEVTQKEVTKQQEEIQQKAVQKVEKTETKTSQVTESVSKKLAKVELASSSSSSTTDGVQVQAAQHKSSSSSEQRTETKSKDGGATVTTTTTKVTTRTVSGSAASKNISPLAKFKQLDKQAAAQQAQKTSK from the exons TGGCAGCAGTCCGAGGACAGCGAGCGCAAGAGGCAGATCCGATCGCATCTCTATAAGCTGCGCGAGTCGCGACTTTGCAACCTCTATAGGCACGAAACGGACCCAATGTCGGAGCccaacggaaacggaaatggcaaCGTGAACACGCTGGCCGGATATGCAGGCAAGGATCCGCTGGCCACCAGCCACGGCGATGCCCTGCTCGACCAGAACTTCCAGAGCCTCAAGTCCAAGGAGGTGCGCGACTCGACCAGTCCCACCCATGAGCTGCGATTCCATTCGATGACGCTCAGCCAGCCGAATACCACCGGTTGGGATGTGCAAACCTCCTCGGAGGTCAGTCCCGATGGACGGGCCTATCGCACCGAAACTCTGGCCAAAACAGATG GCGTGGAGAAGCTCAATGGTGGTGGCCTGGCCGAGTTCAAAGGTCGCAACGAGCAGCGCTCGAGTGCCTCCCATCAGGGCGATGACAAGAACTTCGTGAAGCAGGCCTCCGATAGCTCGAAGACCCAGCTCCAAGAGACGGTTGTCTTTGGGGACGAGAACAATGGTCGCACCGAGATGAAGATgagctccacctccacctcgtCCTCCTCCAAGGTGGTGTCCTCCTCGTCCACTGTGGAGTACGGTGATGAGCCGCGTTATCTGCTGGATAACCAGGAGAAgccacatcagcagcatcagccgcatcagccgcatcagcagcatcagcgcGAGTGGGAGCAGGATCAGAGGCGTCAAGAGCAGCGTATgcaggagcaactgcagcgacAAGAGCAAAAGATTCGCCAAGAGCAACTGCAGCGCCAGGAGGAATTCCAGCGGCAGGAGCAAACCAAGCGACAGGAGCAGATCCAGCGCCAGGAGCAAATCCAGAGGCAGCAGGAACGATTCACGGAGAGCCGCGAGCAAAGCAACAGCACCCGGAATGTCCAGACCCAACAGCATTACGAGGAGAACAAGCGCTATGTGGACATGGACAAGGCTTCGCCGGAGTATCAACGCCATGTCCAACATCTAATGGAGCAGCCCGGCGAGATAATCTCCAATACGGTGGAGTATCCCAAGCCGAATGTCAAGATGATCACTACGGTTAAGCGCCTGCCTGACGGAACCATTGTGAAAAACAAGCGCTACGAGACGGAGCAACTTACTCCCAGTCAGAGCCATACAACGCACAAGCAGACCAACAACCAGACACACAATCAAACCCGTAACCAAGTCCACAATCAGCGACGTGAACACGATGAGCAGGATAGCCAAACTCGTGATGTAGTGGACAATGTGGAGCAAAAGCATGTGACGGAGTCGCAGAGCTTCTCCTCGGTAAAAAAGTCCAGTCGCCGTTTCTCCACGGAAACCACCTCGGAAACCGTGGAGGAGTTCGATGACCGTGGCCAGCCCTCATCCAGGGTGGTGCAGAAGGCACCTACACCCTCATACGCCCCACCCTCCCATTCGCCACGTCAGTCGCCGGCCAAGGACTTCAGCACCCATGGTTTCCCCTCGGTGCGTCCGAATAAGTCCACACAGGAATATCCCTCTCAGAGACCCGGCATTGCTGgcgaggaggtggtggtggtacgTTCGGAAAAGAGCCGCCAAGTGAAGCAGCAGACCAGCTCACAGCGCACCATCGAAACGGAGGTTGTGGGCGATGATTACCACGAGCCGCAGAGGTCCCCACAGAAGCTGAGGGAGGCACCAACACCCAGCTGGGAGCAGCCCGCCACCAGGCGTCAGCCGGTGGAGGAGGATTTTAGCACCCATGGTTTTCCCTCGGTGCGCACAAGCACCACAACCACAGCCACTCGTCCCGATCAACCCGATGGTGAGGTGTTGCTCACGTCCAAGACGGTGAGTCGCAATCAGAGCGCCAATCGCAAGACGAACACGGAGCGGATCATTGAGACACAGGTTGAGCATCCCAATGCTCCCACACACTCCACTCCGCGATCCGGAAGTCCACGTCGATCTCAGCCACGCGACGATTACGCCAGTTCGCCACGCGGACCAGCCGGCAAACCGAGTCAATCGCGGCCCAGCACCACTGGTGgtagcaccaccaccaccaccaagaCAACCACCACTTCGGAGCCGTTGACGCGGCGTCAGTTGCAAAAGGAGCGCGAGGTGGATGCGGCCCATCGGGCATTTGCCGCCTCGCTACGCAGCAGTTCGCCGGCGGACAGCACCACCTCGGTGGGTTCACACCACCACCAGACGCCACGATCGAGCGTTTCCTCGAATCGCACCTTCCGTCGGGAAATGCGTGAGGGTTCCCATGACAGCCAGGCGCCATCGGAATCGAGCAGGATCAGCTCGACCACCGTGACCAGGCACACAGGTGGCAATGtcaccagcagcaccatcaaGACCAAGACCACCAAGCCGGTGAAAACTCCCAGCGAGCCCAGGTCGCCCACCCCAAAAGCAGGAGGAAGTgtgaccaccaccacgaccacCATTAGCAGTACCACCAAGTCCAGTCCCAGTCCAGCACCAGCCTCACCCACAACCgctgcaccacccacctcAGCACCAGCCAGTTCCGCACCACCAG ATAACAAGCTATCACAGTATACGTATACTACCACTAAGCCCGGCGATATATTCTCTCTGCCACCAACTACTCCTCCTACTATTAACAACGAACCAACACTAACCACCACccgcaaaacaacaacaaccaccaccacctccgaCAACCTCCAGAATCACCCGAAACAATCTGCAATCGAACCTGCTACCACCGATACCGATTCCCAGCCGATCCGCAAGGTGAAGCTGAGCGCAAATGAGGCAAAGGTGGTGGAAGAGGCACCCTGTGTGCGGCGTCAATATTACCAGCTGGGAAATGAGGGGGAAAACCCCGAGACGCCCGAGAGCTCAGGGACCCCTG CCAACAAGAAGCCCCACCCAATGAGGAGGCCCCACGACGAACCGGAGCCACAGCTGAGGCGTAGCTCCAAGTCGCCCAGTGTGGAGCCACGTCAGGTGCAGCGGGAAACTACTTTCGAAGGTCGTCGCGTCTCCCATCCGGAAGATCGTGAGCTCTTGATCGATGAGCTGATTCTTATCGAAGAGATGAGCGGAGCTCCTGGTTTGCCCACGGCTTCCGCAAGTCCATCCCCTAGGGCTCAAAGTCCTGGAAAGCCAGTGACTAGGACCCAAAGTCCAGAGAAACCACAGCCTAGGGCAACTCCCAGACAAAGTCCTGAGAAGGAGCAGCCGGCCTTTAAGCAACCACATGAGGTCTACACGCCCAGCCAGACTGATAAGCAGTTTCCCCGTGCTCAGAGTCCTGGAAAGACTCCTGGATGGACCCAACCCCAAGTCTCACCACGTCAAAGTCCCGAAAAGCAATTGCCCCGAGCCCAGAGTCCCGAAGAGGGTCCTGGTGTAAGGCAAGCTAGTGCTTCTCCTCGTCAAAGTCCCGAGAAGCAAATAGCCGACGCCCAGACTCGCAATCCAGGTCCTGGTCTTCCCCGTATTTCACCTCGGCAAAGTCCTGAGAAGCAGTTGCCCAAGGAAACGCCCCCGAAGTCCCGCCAAAGCCCGGAGAAGGATCTAACCAGCCAGCAAAGACGGGAGGAGGAAATATTCCGCAGCACCATTACCACTACACAAAAACGAACCACCAACAATTTAAACGAAGAATTTATAACGAACGAACGAGGAAACCCGAATCAGCCAATTTCCGAAAAGACACCACAGACCACAGCTGATACTGAACCGAAAACCAAGCCGTCTGAGACCATTGAAAGTCCAGATGGTGGATTTCCTTCCAAGCCGCATGAAGTTGAGGCTCAGCCCGAAGTAAAAGAGTCACCCACCTTCCGCAAGAAGGGCCTGACTCGTCGTGAGACCTTCGAGGATCGCTGTCGCCAGATTTTGGGCATGGAGGAAGATGGCGACACTCAGGGAACTTACACTGAGCGGCCGAATAACGAAGAGGAAGCGGAAAATGTTTCTCACACAACCATAGAAACAATTCAAGTAAAGATTGAGGATTGCcccgatgatgatgaagatgataAGCCACGTCGTGTGACTGAGACATATGTGGTACGCACACAACCTACGATTAaagtggaggaggagctctTTGTAGATGTGACCGAAGCAGAGGAAGTTGAGATTCTGGTGAATCTATCGAAAAAGACACCCAAGGAAGAGGATAGTCCTAAATACTCAGAGGGACAAGATGCTCCCAAATCTCCCATAAAGGATCAACCGATTCCCACTACTCTAAAGAAGGAACAGAGTCCTGTTCATTCCAAGGAAGAAGAAACTCCAAGATATCCCCAGGAACCAGGCAGTCGTAGGTATCCGAAAGAGCCAGAACCTTCTGAATATCCCAAGGAGAGCCCTAGGAATCCTAAAGACGATGCCGAgacaattaatattaatgaagAGACCACCATTGTCATTACCAAGCAGGGATCAAAGTCTTCTTCTCCTGAGCGCAGAGTTCCGAAGAATCAACAGCATCCTTCTCCTACTGCATCGCCATCAGTATCTCCCGTCTCTGGAAAAAAGATTCCCAGCAAAGTGGAGTCAAACTTTGTGACCGAAAAGGTCATCGATTGCCGGGGAAAAACTGTTGTAGAGAAAATTAGCCAGAGACCGCGTACTCCAAGTCCAACTACTCCTAAAAAGAATACGAAGCCATCACAAAATATTCCAGAGAGGGTACCCGAAACTGAATCGGAACCCGAAAAGGATTCAGAACCGGAGACCAAGAAAAGGACCAGTGTCAGCGTCACAAAACTTGAAACCGAACGTCGCAATTCACGCACCACTAAAACAAAGCAGCCACTGCAGCCCAAAGAACCGCAATCAAAGGTCCCAACTGCGAAGAGTCCTCGCAAGGATTCCCTGACGGGTCGCAAGCGGGATAGCCTGGTGGAGGAGACACGTACCACTACAACGACCACAACAACTCGGCAGGGTCGGAAGCCCAGCGATACCAATGGTTCGCCTACGATTAAGGATCGCCTTCGTTCATCGCCGCGCAAGCAAAAAACTTCTCCCCAACAAACCCGAACGCCCACTCCGGCCCAGACACGTAACCCAGAAGATGACGTAGATGGGGACTCCTCTTCCCCAGATGCCAGTCCCACTAGGGTGGGTAACGAACGCCGACGATCTAGCAATATTTCCGTGCACACGGAGATTATCATAGATCACATGGCGCCCAAATCACCGAAAACGGAGAGGCGACCTCAAAGTAGCACCGGAAACGTGCCCAGTCCGATTAGAAAGCTTCCGGTAACGGAGCGCAAGGAGTCAGCCCCTGTGCCCCGAGTGACGCGTCGCGATAAAACCGAGAAGGTCACGCGCTCCACAAGCGAGAATATCATTAAGTTGAGCGGTAGTAAGCCTCATCCTGAGATGAGTAGCCTTAAGCCAGGTGGAGAAAGGAGCCGACCCAGCAAGTGCTGCACCACCAAGACAATCAATCTGAGCGAGCAGCGCATCAATACAGCCACTGATATAGAGGGTGTGATCATCGATATCCAGCAGGCAAAGAGCTCTAGGGAGCCATCACCGGATAGGATTGTGCCAACTCCCGTGCCCGCTGAACTGGAAACGGGAAAGCCTCGTTATCCGGATGTGGTACAGGAGCCCGATGATGAGCCACGTCGCAAGCCACAGGTTACAAATATTCCAATTTTCGAGGAGGAATCTCAAACCTATGTTGGGTGTCAAATTTCCGAGTTGCTTAGCTCAAATGGCATAGAGGTTGATATTCTGGATAATCCCACTGTGGAGGCTCCCAAGAGCCTGGACTATCCCGTAAATACTCCCGATACGGACGAGAGTCTGTTGAGTGTGCACGAGAAGGTATCCCGATTCACTCACTCAGCTGAGAAGGTTAAGGAGCCAAAGGTTTCCGCACCATTTAGCAGAGAATTTGATGCGAACGCCAAGATCCCTGAAAATGACGATTGCCTGCTTAGCATTAATCAGAAAGTAGACAAGTTCTTGCGCACTGCCGAGAATGTTATCAGGCCTTCGTCACTTTCTCCTCGACCTGAGATCGAGCGCCCTGGATTGGAGGAGATAGATGAGGAGCTTCTTCGGGACGATTGTACCCTGAGTGTCTCCCAGAAAGTTCACAAGTTCATCGACACAGCCGAGAAGTTAGCGCCCACTATGCCACAGAAGTCGCCACGTCTAGTAGCCAACATTGAGCGCCATATTTCCCGACAGAGCGAGCCAGAGCGCGAGTTGGATGAGGAGTCAGAACCAGAGCTAGATCGGGACACAGATGTGGAGGATGACGACCAAACTAGCCAACTCGAGACGGAGGAAGAGATCACCCAAACTGTGACTAAAAAGAAAACCCTGAAGGAATTTAAGCAACAAACCATGGAAACCAGAGAGACACGTAGGGATTCCAAAGCTGAACCGGAAAACGTACAGAAAAAATCACCTCAAACTAAGCTTAAAGAAGAGCCTGCTAAGGTGCCTAAATATCAGGCAAAGGTTCCACAAAAGGTTTCACAATGGGAGCCCAAAAAGCAACCTCAACGGGAGCCAAAGGTGTCACAAAAGGAAACCCTATGGGAGCCCAAGAAACAACCCCTTTCGAAGCCTAAAGATGAACCTGAAAAGGTGAACAAAAGGGAACCAAAGGTGCCCCAAAAGGATTCTCAAGCCAAGCTCAAAGAGGAACCAGAAAGGGTGACCAAAAAGGCACCCCAAAAGGAACCTCGCAAGGAACCACTGAGGCAATCGGAAGAAGAGCCGGAGTTGTCCCCTGAAGAAGAATTCGATGATGAGCCTCTGCCAATGACCAAGTCACACACTACAGCTATTGAAATTAAGCGTCAAAAGGATATCCTAAACCGTCCCTCTGTGTTTGGCCAGCGCACGCCAGAACGGAAGTCCAGCACTACGCCCTcgccaaataaattaaatggaacCCGTGGACGACCTAGTCCAAGCACCAGCTTGATTACCGAAGAGAAGAGGTCGTACAGAAATCAGGTGACCAATGTGACCAAGCCGGGAACCAGAAAAACCACTCCGTCGGCCTATTCCCCAGCCCAATCGCCACCACCCAAGACCACCAGCATTTCCAAACGAATGGAGGAAATCAGTCAGCAGTCATGGGTAGTCCaagatgtggatgtggacgtaGAGGTGGTGGGACCGGCGCCACCTTCACACATCAGCGAGAAGCCGCAGGGAAAGAGCCCATCCCCAACGTCATTGCGATCACCATCGCGATCTCCCTCCCGATCGCCCAGTAGACGCACCTCCACCAATTTGAACACGACctccacaaccaccaccaccaccactgagCACCCGAGCACCACAAAGACAACTACCCCAAAACCGACTCCAACTAACCCGTCCAAAGACGAACCCGAAATCACACCCATTGAATCCCTTACAGAAAAGAGCATCACCACCACTTACACGACGAACACCACTGGACGAAATGTGGCTAGTCGCAGAAATGTGTTTGAACCAGTCCATGAAACACACGTGGATTCCGAGCCAACTGGTCGTCGTCCCTCGTACATGGATCACACAAAGAGTTCACTTGAACACATTCGACGCGATTCGCTGGAGATCAATAAGAGTCACTATTCCAGAAAGTCATCCGTGGAGGATGAATCTCCTGTGGAGCCGCGCAATCCCAACTCATCCGTGAAATTCGATGTGCCGAGAAAGACCCCGTCAAGAGGTGCAGATGAGCCAAGAAAGACTTCGCTGAAGGGTAAGGATGAGGACTCCGATTTGGAGCTGGAGATCGAGGAAATTTTCGATCTGCAGCGACTGGAGAAGCTATTGGAAACAGTTGCCAGCTACGAACTGCGTCGCCGCATTCGTGCACAAATGCGTCTTATACGCAAGAATATGATCAATGCGGGTACAActaccaccatcaccaccataACCACAAGCACAACTCCGGGTAAGAGTTCACCACTTCCCAAGAGGCGCGATCAGAGTCCTGCGGGCGCTGCTGAAGTAAAGACCAAGGAAGTTCGCACCACCACAAGCCgccggcagcaacagcagcgagTGGAACAGGTGGACAGCACAACCCCAACGGCACCGGGAAAAACCTCGCCCCACGGTAAGCCGCCAGTGAAGCCGAGGGAAAGAAGTGCCAGTCCCGCACAGAAGCGCCGAATTAGTCCGCCGGGAAAGCAATCGCCCGGGGATAGaagcaccaccacaaccactaAGGTCACCACCACAAGCACCACCCGTGGTGCTCCCAGCAAGCCAGCTCAAGGACCCATTTGGGCAGATCGCTCCAAGGTGCTGAAGGGTCATGCCACCGTTCCCCAAACGAATGGAAGCACTCCCCGGAAAGGATCCACCTCTAGTACCACCTCGAGCAGTGGCAAGATCACTCGCACAACGACCAGTTCCAGCACCACGACTAGCTCCAGTAGCACCACCAACACACGCAACAAGCAGCGCGAGGAGGACTCGATCACCTCCAGTTATGGTGTGGGACCCACAGACGAGAACGGACTGCCGCTCTTCGGAATTCGGGCGCTCAAGAAGAAGGCGACGCCACCGGCAGAGGAACCCTGTGAGACCAAGCAAG AAGTCACAGGTTATGTGATCGAGGAGCAGTTCTACTCGGATAATAAGTCCCCGCCGCGTCACGAGCGCAAGGAACTCATCTATTCAAGCAATGCGGACGAACTTGCCGCCATAAAGCAGCAGCTTCAGGATGAGGATGATAGCTCACCTCCGCTGCTGGATGCCCGGGTGGTGCGGGAGTTCAAGAAGGTGGAGTCACAGCAAGCGCTTCCCGAGGATGCCCGATATGTGCGTCGCGGATCGGTAAAGGAGCTTAGCGAGAAGTTCATTCGCAAGGAATCCTCCTCATCCACCCACTCGACTCACTCTTCAATCGCCCAATCGCTGGTGAGGCATGAGGATGAGACCGAGGATGATAGCGAATCCAATGAGGTTTGCAGCGTGATCGAGGCACCACAGATGCGCCAGAATCAGAGTCACATCACTAGCACCACTCGATCCAGCAACACACGATCATTCCTCAACAGCAGTGCCGATCAGCGCCAGGTGACCAGTGTGGACGATGTCCTCGAGCGCATGCGTAATGCGGATAATG TCGAGGAGCCCGGAGATTCTAGCGAGGATCGCGAGGCCCGTGCTCTGCTCAACAAATTCTTGGGAGCCAGTGTCATTATGCAGGGCGTGGAGAGCATGctgccacccaccgccacGGGTCAGCGTCTAAATAGTCAAGGC GTGAAGACCACGCGGATAACCAACACCTACAGCAAGTCCGGCAatagcagcaccagcaccaccaataacaccagcaacaccaccaacaaGGTCAGCAGCTCCTCAGCACCAGTTATACGTACAACTTGTGACATTGAGGAGATTTGGGACGAGCAAGTCCTCAAGCAATTG CTGGAACAGGCGTCCACCTACGAGGAGCGTCGCAAGATCCGTGCACGTCTACGCGAACTTATGGCGGAACGCGAAG AGCAAAAGAAGTTAAAGCAGACGtcaaaggaggaggaggaaagcAGTGCCAGCGAGTATGAGGAGATAATCGAGGAGGTGACCGACTACAGTGACGAGGAGGAAGAAGTTCCGCCCAAAAAGGAGGAGACCAAGAACGAGGTCACCAAAAAGGAAGTGACCCAAAAAGAGGTCACCAAGCAGCAAGAGGAGATCCAACAGAAAGCCGTGCAAAAGGTGGAAAAGACGGAGACCAAGACTAGCCAAGTCACTGAAAGTGTTAgcaaaaagttggccaaagttGAGCTGGCCAGTAGCAGCAGCTCCTCGACCACAGACGGTGTTCAGGTTCAGG CAGCCCAGCACAAGAGCTCCTCGTCCAGCGAACAGCGAACGGAAACCAAGTCCAAGGATGGCGGTGCCACTGTGACCACAACGACAACAAAGG TTACCACGCGCACTGTCAGCGGAAGCGCTGCCTCCAAAAACATCTCACCCTTGGCTAAATTCAAACAGCTGGACAAACAGGCAGCCGCCCAGCAGGCGCAAAA AACGTCCAAATAA